Proteins found in one Paenibacillus dendritiformis genomic segment:
- a CDS encoding beta-glucosidase family protein, which yields MKTATETNMLLTQLTLEEKASLCAGLNMWMTKSVDRLNIPSLAMYDGTNGIRKTASTEELGIFGHNVPATCYPTGSAIGSSWNVELLRELGIALGKESRELDVDILLGPGINMKRTPLGGRNFEYYSEDPCLTGELGAAFVEGLQSQGVAASVKHFACNNQEYEKMITSSEVDERTLREIYLSAFERIVKKADPWTIMCSYNLLNGEYTSENEFLLKRILREEWGYDGVVLSDWTAVDNRIKGIKAGLDLEMPGPAHYHTQAIVQAVQAGELEEQELDACVRRILELVRRTREHQAVAIQSAEERHELARRAAAESMVLLKNDNGLLPLQPERLSSVAVIGRFAKQPRIQGAGSAKVTPARVDIPWDELQDIAGGRLELRYAEGYAQASPIDQIDEGLIEESVALAARSNVAIIFAGQPESSESEGIDIASINLPPHQSKLIQAVAEAQPNCIVVLSSGTSLVMRPWVDQVPCVIQGWLSGQGAGRAIAEMLFGLVNPSGKLSETFPVKLSDTPATLYPRGEDGKLYYREGLFTGYRYYDRKQLEPQFPFGHGLSYTTFEYDSIEAVQTGDEVHVACVIRNTGTRSGKEIIQLYVNDEECKWVRPDKELKAFAKVELEPGETKKVHFTLERRDFSYYNTKEQGWVADTGFYNILAGSSSRDIRLCSRLHCDFGTQAVAFHTFSLLSDWLRYSHSQAVLEEYLEDMNRHSEEAIVLNEEFIGFWNDFPLIKIIQMFGQQWLQNKSPRLVIQEMLDRVARCQPADEATAER from the coding sequence ATGAAAACAGCAACTGAAACGAACATGCTTCTGACGCAATTGACGCTGGAAGAAAAAGCGTCGCTCTGCGCGGGATTGAATATGTGGATGACTAAAAGCGTCGATCGGCTGAATATTCCTTCGCTCGCCATGTATGACGGCACGAACGGAATCCGGAAAACGGCCAGCACGGAAGAGCTCGGAATCTTCGGGCACAATGTGCCGGCTACATGCTACCCGACAGGTTCGGCGATCGGCTCCTCGTGGAACGTGGAGCTGCTGCGCGAACTCGGAATCGCGCTTGGGAAGGAAAGCAGAGAGCTCGATGTCGATATCTTGCTCGGACCGGGCATCAATATGAAGCGAACACCCCTGGGGGGACGCAACTTCGAATATTATTCGGAGGATCCATGCCTGACAGGAGAACTGGGGGCGGCCTTCGTGGAAGGGCTTCAAAGCCAGGGCGTCGCGGCATCCGTCAAGCACTTCGCTTGCAACAATCAGGAGTACGAGAAGATGATCACCAGCTCGGAGGTGGATGAGCGTACGCTGCGCGAAATCTATCTGAGCGCGTTCGAACGAATTGTGAAAAAGGCGGACCCATGGACGATCATGTGCTCTTACAACCTGCTTAATGGCGAGTACACCAGTGAGAACGAGTTCTTGCTGAAGCGAATTCTGCGGGAAGAATGGGGATATGACGGCGTCGTCCTCTCCGATTGGACCGCCGTAGACAATCGCATCAAAGGCATTAAGGCAGGTCTCGATCTGGAGATGCCGGGTCCGGCTCACTATCATACGCAAGCGATCGTCCAGGCGGTGCAAGCCGGGGAATTAGAAGAGCAGGAATTGGACGCATGCGTGAGAAGAATTCTGGAGTTGGTTCGACGGACGAGAGAGCACCAGGCGGTAGCGATCCAATCCGCCGAAGAACGGCATGAGTTGGCCCGCCGTGCGGCTGCCGAGAGCATGGTTCTGTTGAAAAATGATAACGGACTGCTCCCGCTTCAGCCTGAGCGCCTGTCCTCCGTCGCCGTCATCGGCCGGTTCGCGAAGCAGCCGCGCATTCAGGGTGCGGGAAGCGCCAAAGTGACGCCGGCTCGCGTCGATATCCCTTGGGACGAGCTTCAAGACATCGCTGGCGGACGCCTTGAGCTTCGCTATGCGGAAGGCTATGCCCAAGCGAGCCCGATCGATCAGATCGATGAAGGCTTGATCGAGGAGAGCGTTGCACTGGCTGCACGCTCGAATGTAGCGATCATCTTCGCCGGACAACCCGAATCCTCGGAGTCGGAAGGAATCGACATCGCCTCGATCAACTTGCCGCCCCATCAGAGTAAGCTGATCCAAGCGGTAGCCGAAGCCCAACCGAATTGTATCGTCGTTCTCAGCAGCGGTACCTCCCTCGTCATGCGCCCTTGGGTTGATCAAGTACCTTGCGTGATTCAGGGCTGGCTGTCCGGTCAAGGGGCAGGCAGAGCCATCGCCGAGATGCTGTTCGGCCTGGTTAATCCTTCGGGCAAGCTGTCGGAGACATTCCCGGTCAAGCTGTCGGACACCCCTGCGACTCTCTATCCGCGCGGCGAGGACGGCAAGCTGTATTATCGGGAGGGACTGTTCACCGGATACCGATACTATGATCGGAAGCAGTTGGAGCCGCAGTTCCCCTTCGGCCATGGCCTGTCCTATACGACATTCGAATACGATTCGATCGAAGCGGTTCAGACGGGAGACGAAGTGCATGTCGCCTGCGTCATTCGCAATACAGGCACCCGAAGCGGCAAGGAGATCATCCAGTTGTATGTGAATGATGAAGAATGCAAGTGGGTGCGTCCGGACAAAGAACTGAAGGCTTTCGCCAAAGTCGAACTGGAGCCGGGGGAAACGAAAAAGGTTCACTTTACGTTGGAACGGCGGGACTTCTCCTATTACAATACCAAGGAGCAGGGCTGGGTTGCCGATACCGGGTTTTACAATATCCTCGCGGGAAGCTCCTCTCGCGATATCCGGCTTTGCAGCCGGCTGCACTGCGATTTCGGCACGCAAGCCGTTGCATTCCACACCTTCAGCCTGTTAAGCGATTGGCTGCGTTATTCCCATTCGCAGGCAGTGCTGGAGGAATACCTGGAGGATATGAACCGGCATTCGGAAGAAGCCATCGTCTTGAACGAGGAATTCATCGGATTCTGGAATGATTTCCCGCTGATTAAAATTATTCAAATGTTCGGCCAGCAATGGCTGCAAAACAAATCCCCTCGCCTCGTCATCCAAGAGATGCTGGATCGCGTAGCCCGCTGCCAGCCTGCGGACGAAGCAACGGCGGAACGCTAG
- a CDS encoding amino acid ABC transporter permease, with the protein MDFIGALSPVNIQFLLQGFLITIEVALISIAISFVISVLVGTVRYAKVPVLGKLFAVLVEAIRNLPLLLIIFFTYFALPQIGIKLDKFTAAVIALVIFESAMISEIVRGGLNSVEKGLIEAGRSSGLTQVQTLRHIVLPIALRRMVPPMVSQFISLLKDTSLAVVIALPELMNHVNIINGHNINYVIPTFLFAALLYFIVNYVLSIASRKLESKHS; encoded by the coding sequence ATGGACTTTATCGGAGCGCTGTCCCCCGTCAATATTCAATTTCTGCTGCAGGGCTTTCTCATTACGATCGAGGTGGCTCTGATCTCGATTGCGATCAGCTTTGTCATCAGCGTCCTGGTGGGAACGGTCCGGTACGCCAAGGTGCCGGTGCTGGGCAAATTATTCGCGGTCCTCGTCGAGGCCATTCGCAACCTGCCGCTGCTGCTGATTATCTTTTTTACCTATTTCGCCCTGCCCCAGATCGGTATTAAGCTTGATAAATTTACCGCCGCGGTCATTGCGCTTGTTATTTTCGAGTCCGCGATGATCTCCGAGATTGTGCGGGGCGGACTGAATTCCGTCGAGAAGGGCCTGATTGAAGCAGGACGCTCATCCGGCTTGACGCAGGTGCAGACGCTGAGGCATATCGTGCTCCCGATCGCGCTGCGCCGCATGGTGCCGCCCATGGTGAGCCAATTCATTTCCCTGTTGAAAGACACGTCGCTGGCGGTCGTCATTGCGCTGCCGGAGCTGATGAACCATGTCAATATCATTAACGGCCACAATATCAACTACGTCATTCCGACGTTCCTGTTTGCGGCGCTGCTGTACTTCATAGTCAACTACGTGCTGTCGATCGCTTCACGCAAGCTCGAAAGCAAGCATTCCTGA
- a CDS encoding response regulator, translating to MLKFYLVEDDPAVRKMLSRIVDESGLGEVVGEAGDGSHASAAAVREADIVILDLLMPGRDGIETVKALRDEKYGGRFIMISQVENKEMIGEAYQQGVDTFIQKPINRLEVLAVLRRVSDHLLLEKSMQTIRNSLRTLDRTGTADAAPGIPLYKEKSIEQQARSLLLQLGIAGEAGAPDLIRIMTWLKEQEQGDSILPDLPPLKTIYEQVALSSRKEAGSDAHLQKDVRAIEQRIRRLALQALTNLASLGLSDYGNPTFEYFASRLFDFQEVRLRMRELEEQSKSSASKINLRKFLYVFYIESSSPGL from the coding sequence TTGTTGAAATTTTATCTGGTTGAAGACGACCCTGCCGTTCGCAAAATGTTGTCGCGCATCGTGGACGAGAGCGGGCTGGGAGAGGTCGTGGGCGAAGCGGGAGACGGATCTCATGCTTCCGCGGCCGCTGTCCGGGAGGCGGACATTGTCATTCTCGACTTGCTGATGCCGGGGCGCGACGGGATTGAGACGGTCAAAGCGCTGCGCGATGAAAAGTACGGCGGCAGGTTCATTATGATCTCCCAGGTGGAGAATAAGGAAATGATCGGCGAAGCTTACCAGCAAGGCGTCGATACCTTTATCCAAAAGCCGATCAACCGTCTGGAGGTGCTGGCCGTGCTCCGGCGCGTCTCCGATCATCTGCTGCTGGAGAAGTCTATGCAGACGATCCGCAATTCGCTTCGCACGCTGGACAGGACCGGAACCGCGGATGCCGCGCCAGGCATTCCCCTCTACAAGGAAAAATCAATCGAACAACAGGCCCGGTCCTTGCTGCTGCAATTGGGGATTGCCGGCGAAGCGGGCGCTCCCGATCTGATTCGGATTATGACATGGCTCAAGGAACAGGAGCAAGGAGATAGCATCCTGCCGGATCTGCCCCCGCTCAAGACCATCTACGAACAGGTGGCGCTAAGCAGCCGCAAGGAGGCTGGATCCGATGCCCATCTGCAGAAGGACGTGCGCGCGATCGAGCAGCGCATCCGCCGCTTAGCCTTGCAAGCGCTTACTAATCTGGCGTCGCTAGGCTTGAGCGACTATGGCAACCCGACCTTCGAATACTTCGCTTCGCGTTTATTCGATTTTCAGGAAGTGCGCCTGCGCATGCGGGAGCTGGAGGAACAGAGCAAGTCATCCGCTTCCAAAATAAATCTGAGAAAATTTTTGTACGTGTTTTATATCGAGTCCTCATCCCCCGGCCTGTGA
- a CDS encoding amino acid ABC transporter ATP-binding protein yields MIQFHQINKHYGKFHVLKDINLSIKQGEVVVVIGPSGSGKSTMVRCINRLETVTDGELIVDGVRVNDKSTDINQLRRNIGMVFQHFNLYPHKTVLENITLAPIQVAGMSRQEAEQAAMLNLEKVGIADKAKAYPSQLSGGQQQRVAIARGLAMKPKIMLFDEPTSALDPETIGEVLDVMRTLAREGMTMVVVTHEMGFAREVADRIVFMDQGRIIEEAEPVDFFTSPREERARVFLSRILNH; encoded by the coding sequence ATGATTCAATTCCATCAAATCAACAAACATTACGGCAAATTCCACGTGTTGAAGGATATTAACTTATCGATTAAGCAGGGGGAAGTGGTCGTCGTCATCGGACCGAGCGGCTCCGGGAAGAGCACGATGGTACGCTGCATCAACCGTTTGGAAACGGTTACGGACGGCGAACTGATTGTGGACGGCGTCCGGGTCAACGACAAGTCCACCGACATCAATCAATTGCGGCGGAATATCGGGATGGTGTTCCAGCATTTCAACCTGTACCCTCATAAGACTGTGCTGGAAAATATAACGCTCGCTCCGATACAAGTAGCCGGCATGTCGAGGCAGGAAGCCGAGCAGGCGGCGATGCTGAACCTGGAGAAGGTGGGCATTGCCGATAAAGCGAAGGCTTACCCGTCGCAGCTCTCGGGAGGCCAGCAGCAGCGCGTCGCGATCGCGCGGGGGTTGGCGATGAAGCCGAAAATTATGCTGTTCGATGAGCCTACCTCGGCGCTCGATCCGGAGACGATCGGGGAAGTGCTCGATGTGATGAGAACGCTGGCCCGGGAAGGGATGACGATGGTCGTCGTCACCCATGAGATGGGCTTCGCGAGAGAAGTGGCGGACCGCATCGTCTTTATGGATCAAGGACGGATTATCGAGGAGGCGGAGCCGGTCGACTTTTTTACCAGCCCGCGGGAGGAGAGGGCGCGAGTCTTTCTCAGCCGGATATTAAACCACTAA
- the phnD gene encoding phosphate/phosphite/phosphonate ABC transporter substrate-binding protein — protein MLLLMLLAAMISGCTAGRSGYQIVFAETESAPPDSRDDSPPPLRVAISSVLSPTDTINYYRAIADYVGDKLNRPAILIQRKSYNEITMLMMNGGADIALLSSGAYLTYKQKQAEGLEAIAMQERMGVPYYYGYLVVNRDSGMTDINDLRGKSIAITDPASYSSYFFISERLAEFGETPEHFFGRYVYTYNHDSSLKAVIDRVVDAAAVNSLVYEQAKHKNPELADSLHIIAKSKPAGTSPVVISSSLPEEEKQMLKDIFLSMHEQEAMKSALEGLFIDRFVPFDPRLYETAYRDKPSSRGRL, from the coding sequence ATGTTGCTTCTGATGTTGCTTGCCGCGATGATATCGGGGTGCACGGCGGGGCGCTCCGGCTATCAGATTGTGTTCGCCGAGACGGAAAGCGCGCCGCCCGATTCCCGAGACGATTCGCCGCCCCCGCTTCGTGTGGCGATCTCCAGTGTGCTGTCGCCGACGGATACGATCAATTATTATCGGGCGATTGCCGATTATGTGGGAGACAAGCTGAACCGGCCCGCGATCCTGATTCAGCGCAAGAGCTACAATGAAATCACCATGTTAATGATGAATGGCGGGGCGGATATTGCTCTGCTGTCGTCAGGGGCGTATCTGACCTACAAGCAAAAGCAGGCCGAGGGGCTTGAAGCGATTGCCATGCAGGAGCGAATGGGAGTGCCGTATTATTATGGTTATCTGGTCGTCAATCGCGACAGCGGGATGACGGATATTAACGATTTGAGGGGAAAAAGCATTGCCATCACCGACCCTGCCAGCTACTCCAGCTATTTTTTCATCAGTGAGCGGCTAGCGGAATTCGGGGAAACGCCGGAGCATTTTTTCGGACGCTATGTGTATACCTACAATCATGACAGCTCGCTCAAAGCCGTCATTGACAGAGTCGTGGATGCCGCAGCGGTGAACAGCCTGGTCTATGAGCAGGCCAAGCACAAAAATCCGGAGTTGGCCGATTCCCTGCATATTATCGCCAAGTCCAAGCCGGCAGGCACCAGTCCGGTCGTCATCAGCAGCAGCTTGCCGGAAGAAGAGAAGCAAATGTTAAAAGACATTTTTCTGTCCATGCATGAGCAAGAAGCGATGAAGTCTGCGCTGGAGGGACTGTTTATCGATCGCTTCGTTCCCTTCGATCCGCGGCTGTATGAGACCGCTTACAGAGATAAGCCTTCTTCGCGAGGCCGCCTATGA
- a CDS encoding ATP-binding protein: MRDHRLLIWSIILLSTGLLGEMKITPFGGDFRFSLGIMAYFFGLLWFSVPVLATGIAVGAFVVVFRIMLGMLLHGIPADEGFMQHMPVFFYYVTFAAIISLLKLKANVEYHVKVAIFGALADIVSNGAELLIRFAAGTPPHMTAHETMLVVLVGLLRSFFAVGLCNMLAIRQVRALGEQRQKELERLMLINSDLFEEAFYLRKSMSHIEEITRESYRLYRSLKTESHPGASQALHIAEHVHEVKKDSERILSGLFKIIQQERMLSKRISIAELCALVTRANANYGLLLGKSADIQATCDINLSTTEIYPLLSVLNNIVSNAVEALPHQGRIQVQVDLRDDSILFSVTDDGPGISADELDLIFHPGFTTKFDAEGNSSTGIGLSHAADIVRLLDGDIRVRSAPGNTCFEIRIPVERLT; the protein is encoded by the coding sequence GTGCGAGACCACAGGCTGCTCATTTGGAGCATCATTCTCTTATCGACGGGATTGCTGGGCGAAATGAAGATCACCCCGTTCGGCGGCGATTTTCGCTTCTCGCTCGGAATTATGGCCTATTTTTTCGGACTGCTATGGTTCTCCGTGCCTGTGCTTGCGACCGGCATCGCCGTGGGCGCATTCGTCGTTGTCTTCCGCATCATGTTAGGAATGCTGCTGCATGGCATCCCGGCAGACGAAGGATTTATGCAGCATATGCCCGTATTTTTCTATTATGTCACCTTCGCAGCGATAATCTCCCTGCTCAAATTGAAAGCCAACGTAGAATATCATGTCAAAGTCGCCATATTCGGCGCGTTAGCGGATATCGTATCCAATGGGGCGGAATTGCTCATTCGGTTCGCTGCCGGCACGCCGCCGCACATGACGGCTCATGAGACGATGCTGGTCGTTCTCGTTGGCTTGCTGCGAAGCTTTTTTGCCGTAGGCCTATGCAATATGCTGGCGATTCGTCAAGTTCGGGCATTGGGAGAACAGAGGCAGAAGGAATTGGAGCGGTTAATGCTTATTAATTCGGATCTGTTCGAAGAGGCCTTTTATCTTCGCAAATCGATGTCCCATATCGAAGAAATTACGCGGGAAAGCTACCGGTTGTACCGTTCGCTCAAAACCGAATCTCATCCGGGCGCGTCACAGGCGCTTCATATCGCGGAGCATGTGCATGAGGTGAAAAAGGATTCAGAACGGATTTTATCCGGCTTATTCAAAATTATTCAGCAGGAACGGATGCTGTCCAAGCGTATCTCGATTGCCGAACTATGCGCCTTGGTGACGCGGGCCAATGCGAATTACGGCTTGCTGCTCGGCAAAAGCGCAGACATCCAGGCCACATGCGACATCAATCTGTCCACCACCGAAATTTACCCGCTTCTCTCCGTACTGAACAACATCGTATCGAATGCCGTAGAAGCGCTGCCGCATCAAGGCCGCATCCAAGTGCAGGTTGATCTCCGCGACGATTCCATCTTGTTCTCCGTCACGGACGACGGCCCGGGCATATCCGCCGATGAGCTCGATTTGATCTTTCATCCCGGATTCACGACCAAATTCGATGCCGAAGGCAACTCTTCCACCGGCATCGGACTATCGCACGCCGCCGATATCGTCCGCTTGCTTGATGGAGACATCCGCGTCCGCAGCGCTCCCGGGAACACATGCTTCGAGATACGAATTCCTGTGGAGCGGCTGACTTGA
- a CDS encoding transporter substrate-binding domain-containing protein, giving the protein MKRWFKVIGAAVAAALIVSALSACSQTSAGGQGTIDQIKKRGKIIAGVKYDLNLFGLKDPGTGEVQGLDIDIAKQIAKKVLGDENAIELMEVTSKTRIPMLKNGDIDFIIATMTITDERKKEIDFSDVYFTAGQSLLVPVDSPINSIKDLTKESKVLTAKGSTSAKNIRESAPDAQILEFENYAEAFTALKAGQGQALTTDNALLYGMAQQDTNFRVLDETFTDEPYGIGIRKGDEEFVKLVNETLKELKDSGEYDRMYEKWIGKKPN; this is encoded by the coding sequence ATGAAACGTTGGTTTAAAGTTATTGGGGCCGCTGTAGCCGCCGCATTGATTGTAAGCGCTTTATCCGCGTGTTCCCAAACGTCTGCCGGAGGCCAAGGAACGATTGATCAGATTAAAAAGAGAGGCAAGATCATTGCCGGGGTGAAGTACGATCTGAATCTGTTCGGGCTGAAGGATCCGGGCACCGGGGAAGTGCAGGGTCTCGATATCGACATCGCGAAGCAGATCGCGAAAAAGGTGCTCGGCGACGAAAACGCGATCGAGCTGATGGAAGTGACGTCCAAAACGCGCATTCCGATGCTGAAGAACGGCGACATTGACTTCATTATCGCGACGATGACGATTACGGATGAGCGGAAAAAGGAGATCGATTTCTCGGATGTTTATTTTACGGCTGGCCAATCGCTGCTCGTTCCCGTTGACAGCCCGATCAACTCCATCAAGGATCTGACCAAGGAATCGAAAGTGTTGACCGCCAAAGGATCGACATCGGCCAAAAACATTCGCGAATCGGCACCGGATGCGCAGATCCTCGAATTCGAGAACTATGCCGAGGCGTTCACGGCATTGAAAGCGGGCCAGGGCCAAGCGCTGACGACCGACAATGCCTTGCTGTATGGAATGGCGCAGCAGGACACCAACTTCCGCGTCCTGGATGAGACCTTCACGGATGAGCCTTATGGGATTGGAATCCGGAAAGGCGATGAAGAATTCGTCAAGCTGGTCAATGAGACCTTGAAGGAACTGAAGGACAGCGGCGAATACGACCGGATGTATGAGAAATGGATCGGCAAAAAACCGAACTAA
- a CDS encoding amino acid ABC transporter permease, protein MLIQFTVLTEHLDRYFIGFGGTVAASVISLIASFILGAVIAVFRITPIKPLQWFGTAYVEFIRNIPLMLIAIFVLVGLPLLTGALLVPFAAGLTALTVYTSAFIAEVIRAGIQAVPAGQMEAARSSGLTYIQAMRHVILPQAIKLVIPPLGNQFLNLVKNSSILTVLSAPDLMYQADLINSDTFDTFSTYIFAAAFYLLLTIPLSFGIRFLEQKYQTGKGVEA, encoded by the coding sequence ATGTTGATTCAATTTACCGTCCTTACCGAGCATCTCGACCGCTATTTCATCGGATTCGGGGGGACCGTTGCAGCCAGCGTGATTTCACTGATCGCGAGCTTTATTCTCGGCGCCGTCATTGCCGTGTTCCGCATTACCCCCATCAAGCCGCTGCAATGGTTCGGCACCGCGTATGTCGAGTTTATCCGCAATATCCCGTTAATGCTGATCGCCATTTTTGTTCTTGTTGGCCTGCCGCTGCTGACGGGCGCCCTTCTGGTTCCGTTTGCGGCCGGATTGACCGCCTTGACGGTCTATACCTCCGCATTTATCGCGGAGGTGATTCGCGCCGGCATCCAGGCGGTTCCCGCCGGACAGATGGAAGCGGCACGCTCCTCCGGGCTGACCTATATTCAAGCGATGCGGCATGTCATCCTGCCGCAGGCGATCAAATTAGTCATTCCGCCGTTGGGCAATCAATTTTTGAACCTGGTAAAAAACTCTTCGATCTTGACCGTACTGTCGGCCCCGGACTTGATGTACCAAGCCGACCTGATTAATTCCGACACCTTCGACACGTTCAGCACGTATATTTTTGCCGCGGCGTTCTACTTGCTTTTGACGATTCCGCTAAGCTTCGGCATTCGTTTCCTGGAACAGAAGTACCAGACCGGCAAAGGAGTGGAGGCCTAA
- a CDS encoding ATP-binding protein — translation MRWMGRLRINQKIFGTIFAALIFLALVLGSIIWDSLTSMMAEELKKRGANIAHNIAALSSDYILTDDQFSLHLLISQAQKTNEDVRYILVINSNNGLVGDTFSGQLPRGIRTAHLPDGSNGQQAATLLTDEGRIHDILVPIEGGDVGFVRVGMEETQARSYIFMKIGELIVAALLVCAATAGITYYVTRFITKPINNLVAVATGISAGNLSLRAQVTSDDEVGKLAQAFNEMADNLIDSNIEVEKLLTELQHKDRLRDTLILKLLSAQEDERKRISRELHDETSQALTSLMVTMRVLADEAKDAEQRELLYASRDMAAGILREIRDLAVELRPPILDELGLIPAINKYAQKFEEKHKIAVLLSVPEADIVIDSHIAVALYRILQESLTNVVKHAAATRIEIRMDVSDSRIQLTIHDNGHGIDPEDFARAREQQRIGIYGMKERAELLGGSFHVTTTSAGGTELRASIPLALEQGGSDGTDHSDRQDHDRG, via the coding sequence ATGAGATGGATGGGCAGGCTTCGAATTAACCAGAAAATATTCGGCACTATTTTCGCCGCCCTCATCTTCCTGGCCTTGGTCCTCGGCTCCATCATCTGGGACTCGCTGACGAGCATGATGGCGGAGGAGCTGAAGAAGCGCGGCGCCAATATTGCGCACAATATCGCGGCATTGAGCTCGGATTATATCCTTACGGACGATCAATTCTCGCTTCATTTGCTCATCTCCCAGGCCCAGAAGACGAACGAAGATGTTCGCTACATCCTGGTGATCAACAGCAATAACGGTCTGGTCGGGGACACGTTCTCCGGACAGCTGCCGCGAGGCATCCGGACCGCGCACCTGCCCGATGGCTCGAACGGGCAGCAGGCCGCCACGCTGCTAACGGATGAAGGCCGTATTCATGACATCCTGGTCCCCATCGAGGGGGGAGATGTCGGATTCGTTCGCGTCGGCATGGAGGAGACCCAGGCCAGGTCCTATATCTTTATGAAAATCGGGGAACTGATTGTCGCGGCCTTATTGGTGTGCGCGGCTACGGCCGGCATTACGTATTATGTTACCCGCTTCATTACGAAGCCGATCAACAATCTCGTTGCCGTGGCGACCGGGATATCGGCCGGGAATTTGTCTTTGCGGGCGCAAGTGACGAGCGATGATGAGGTAGGGAAGCTGGCGCAGGCCTTCAATGAAATGGCAGATAATCTGATTGACTCCAACATTGAAGTAGAGAAGCTGCTGACCGAGCTGCAGCACAAAGATCGGCTGCGGGATACGCTGATTTTGAAGCTGCTGTCCGCGCAGGAGGATGAGAGAAAGAGAATCTCGCGCGAGCTTCATGATGAGACGAGCCAGGCGCTCACGTCGCTGATGGTGACGATGCGCGTGCTGGCCGATGAAGCGAAGGATGCGGAGCAGCGGGAGCTGCTGTATGCCAGCCGCGATATGGCGGCCGGGATTTTGCGGGAGATCCGGGATTTGGCAGTGGAGCTAAGACCGCCGATTTTGGACGAGTTGGGTTTGATTCCCGCCATCAATAAATATGCGCAAAAATTCGAAGAGAAGCACAAGATTGCGGTGCTGCTGTCCGTACCCGAAGCGGATATCGTCATCGACAGCCATATCGCGGTCGCTTTGTACCGGATTTTGCAGGAAAGCTTGACCAATGTCGTGAAGCATGCGGCGGCGACCCGGATTGAGATCAGGATGGATGTCTCCGATTCTCGCATTCAGTTGACGATTCATGACAATGGTCACGGCATCGATCCGGAAGATTTCGCACGGGCGCGCGAGCAGCAGCGGATCGGAATATACGGCATGAAGGAAAGAGCCGAACTGCTGGGCGGTTCCTTCCATGTAACAACGACGAGTGCCGGCGGGACCGAGCTTCGGGCGTCGATCCCGCTAGCGCTGGAACAAGGGGGCAGTGATGGAACAGACCATTCAGACCGTCAAGATCATGATCGTGGATGA
- a CDS encoding response regulator transcription factor codes for MEQTIQTVKIMIVDDHALLRAGLKLLLHKKPSFQVVGEAADGVEALRLYEEVQPHLLLLDISMPRLDGIQVLAEIKQRHEQAKVIVLTMHEDEDYITSIMRAGASGYIPKAAVDEELYTAIDSVMSGYVYLRPQETRILLSSMLKKTPHEAEAGDPYRLLSPREIEVLRFLARGYTLVETARELMVSIKTVDTHKTRMMNKLNVTRRSQLVEYAMKHHLLQGGPES; via the coding sequence ATGGAACAGACCATTCAGACCGTCAAGATCATGATCGTGGATGACCACGCGTTGCTCCGCGCAGGCTTGAAGCTGCTATTGCACAAAAAGCCTTCCTTCCAGGTGGTGGGTGAAGCCGCCGACGGCGTGGAGGCCCTGCGGTTGTATGAGGAAGTCCAGCCGCATCTCTTGCTGCTCGACATCAGCATGCCGCGCCTGGACGGCATCCAGGTGCTTGCCGAGATCAAGCAGCGCCATGAACAGGCAAAAGTCATCGTCCTCACCATGCATGAAGATGAAGATTATATCACATCGATTATGAGGGCGGGAGCATCCGGTTATATTCCGAAGGCGGCGGTGGATGAAGAGCTGTATACAGCCATTGATTCCGTGATGAGCGGATACGTCTACCTGCGGCCGCAGGAAACACGGATACTGTTGTCGTCGATGCTGAAAAAAACGCCGCATGAAGCGGAGGCCGGTGATCCTTACCGGCTGCTGAGCCCGCGGGAGATCGAAGTGCTCCGTTTTCTCGCCAGAGGCTATACGCTGGTCGAGACCGCCCGGGAATTGATGGTCAGCATCAAGACGGTCGATACGCATAAGACGAGAATGATGAATAAGCTGAACGTAACGCGCCGAAGCCAGCTTGTCGAGTATGCCATGAAGCATCATCTTCTGCAGGGCGGTCCGGAATCGTAG